The genomic window GGCGGGCGCCGAGGGCTCCGCGCCGGGGGTCGGCAGCGGCTCCCGGGCCGGCTCTGCCTCCGCCGGGCCGCCGAACAGCAGCGCCGACCTCTTCGGCGCCGGCAGCTCGACCGGCGACGGAGCGGGCGGCTGCGCCGCGACCGGCGCGGGGGCCGGGTGGTCGTGCCCGGCGTGCTCGTGACCGGCGTGGTCGTGCCCGGCGTGGTCGTGCCCGGCGGGCGCCGGGACGGCCGGCGCGGGGGCCGCGGGCGCAGGGGGCTTGACCGTCGACAGCGGCACCCGGGCGTGCGGCGCGGGCAGCCGGACCTGCATGGTCGCCGCCGGCGGAGGGCCGGGCACCGAGGGTGCGGGAGCCGGGGCTAGCACCGCCGCGGCACCGGGGACCGCGCCGGCCTCGAGGTCGGCGAGCGGGTGCGGCGCGGTGTCGGCGGGCGAGCCGGCCGACAGGTGCAGCGCAGCCGGCGGCCAGGTGACGAAGCGGTCGAGCACGAGCGTGCCGTTGTCCAGCTTCTCGCCCTGCGCCGGCGTCAGCCGCAGGCCCAGGTCGGGCACCTCGGCGGTGCCGCCGCCGACGAGCACCAGCGTGAGCCCGTCCTCGGTCGCGGCGGTGACCGCGAACGACGGCGGGTCGGCGACGGTGCCGAGCCAGCTGCGCAGCTCCTCGTGCAGCCGGCGGCCGGGGGCGCGGGACCCGGCCGCCGAGACACGGCGGCAGAGCGCGACGAGCTCGCCGACGTGGGCGTCACCGGCGGGGGCGGCCGCCGGTGCGGCCGGGACCGGAGCGCTGCCCCAGCCGACCAGCGCCGGCTTGGCGGCGGGCGCGGCGGACCCGGTCGGCCGGTGGGTGACCCCGACGACGAGCAGCACGCCGGGCAGCCGGACGACGAGGTCGGGGCCGGGGGCGACCCGGACGGCGACCTGGTCGAACGGCGGCACGGTGGCCGGGGCCCCGGTGGTGCCGGTGAGCGGCGCCGGAGGGGTGGCGGAGGACATCAGATGAGCCTCCCACCGTTGATCCGCCAGTGGATGAAGGGCACGCGCATCGGGCCGTTGGCCACCAGCCACACGATCAGCCACGTGCTGACGAAGTGGATGGCGAAGGCCGGGCCGGGCAGCGAGTCGATCCACGGGATCGCACCGCCGGCGAAGAGGAACCACACGAGCAGGCCCTCGGGGATGCCGGTGAGCAGGCCGAACAGCGTCGGCCAGTCCTTCTCCCACCGGAACTGCTGGATGCCGTGGTAGACGAACTCCCACAGCACGCCGAGCACCAGCACGACGAGCAGCACGGAGAAGGTGGCGCCGTAGGAGGCCGCCAGGGAGGCCCCGGTGGGGAGCACCGGGGTGATGATCAGGGTCCAGATCGAACCGACCACGGCCAGCAGGAAGATCCTGGTCTGGATGCGGCCGCTCAGGGTGGGCAGCACGGTGTCGTCTCTCTCGGTCGTCGCGGACGTCGGTGGCGGGTCGGGGGCGGGTCGGTCAGATCTGCTTGTTGCGGACCCACTTCCACCACTGGCTGGTCGACCGGCCCGGGCCGAGCTTCTGCGCGAAGCCCTGCGCGATCAGGTCGTCGGCGATCTCCTGCGCGGCGATCTGCAGCCCGAAGAACGTGTCGACGCCGGGGAACGGCCCGCCCAGGGTGGCGCTGCCGGAGGCGTAGATCTTGCCGCCGTTCTGCGCGCCGGTGACCTCGAAGTTGCGCTGCACGTCCAGCCGGCCGACGGGGTTGCGCTGGGCGTTGGAGTGGTCGAGCAGGTCGGCCAGCACGCGGTGCTCGCGGATGTCGGCCTCGAGGCCGGTGCAGTCGATGACGGCGTCGAAGGTGCCCGTGTGGGGACCCTGGTCGGGGGTGTTGACGGTGACCTCGACCAGGTCGCCGACCGGCTTGAGCTCCTCGATGGAGCCGATCATCACGCGGTACCAGCCCTCGCGGCGACCCCGCCGCAGCTGCTCCTGCCAGTCCCGCCGGACCGGGGTGTTGGTGCCGCCCATCTCCTCGTACAGCCGCTTGCGCTCGGGGCCCTCGCTCTTGCGGACCTGCTGCTTGAGCTGGCCGCCCCACACCGACTTCGGGTAGTTGAAGCCCTGGTAGGCCCAGCCGTCGGCGCCCTTGCGGCGCTTGAGGATGCCGGTGCCGTGCGGCCGGTCCACGTAGGTGCGGAACAGGTGGACGATCTGGGTCTGCAGGCCGCGCTGGTCGCGGTCGTCGATGAGCCGCTGCAGCACCCGCGAGGCCACGATGCCGCCACCGCGGATGAGCACCGTCCCGGGGCGCTGGTGCAGCCGCTCGTAGACGTGCTCGTGCCGCTCGTAGGCGTTCACGACCCTGCTGTAGTCGTTGTACTCGTTGCGGTACCGCTGCAGGTCGGGGAGGAACTTCAGGCCCGGGTAGCCGACGGCCACGTGCACCCACTGGCTGCGGTAGGCGATGCGCCGGGTCGGGGTGGCACCCTCCGGCGGCGTCAGGATGGTGAAGTAGCCGCCGCCCACGCGGCGCCGGACCATGCGGACCTGGCCGTTGACGACCATCTCCGGGTACCGGATCCGGTACATCTCCTTCTCCATCGACTCGAACGCGTGCCCCGCCTTGGGCGTGTAGTAGTTCGCGAAGATGGGCTCGACCAGCACGTTCCACGCCTGCTTGACGTTGCCCTGCAGGGCCTCGCGGATGGCGTAGCTCGGGAAGCCCCAGATGTTGTCGGGGCAGGACGAGGAGTCCGACCGCAGCCGCTCGCCGCGCGGGATCTGCGAGACCGTCGTCAGGTACTCGTAGCTCTCCCACGGCGTCTTCAGCGGGGTGAGCACCCGCATGGCGCTGGTCGGGACACCGCAGATGCGCAGGTAGTCGACGGTGACGAACGAGCCGATGCCGCCACCGAAGGTGACGAACGGGACGTCGACGACGGGGATGCCGGCCTCGGCGAGCATCTGGTCGGTCCAGAAGTCGCTGGCGATCAACGCGTCGTTGAGGTCGCCGGGCTGCGGCGGTGTCGGGGCGTGCTGGGGCGCGATGGTGCTCTCGCTCACGGGAGTGGATCCGTCCTCTGTCGGGGAGCCGCCACTGTCAGGTGGGTGCGCAGCACTGTCAACGGATTCCGGCGCGGCTGCGCGAACCGTTGCCCGACCCCGGACGAGGGCCGCCTGCCTACACTGCCGCCACTGCTCCGGGAGGCCACGGGTGGAGTCACGACAGTTCGGTCCCTACCGGATCGAGGAGCTGATCGGCCGCGGCGGCATGGGCGAGGTCCACCGCGCCTTCGACACCGAGCACCAGCGCACCGTGGCGCTCAAGGTGCTCGCCGAGGACCTCGCCGCCGACCGCGGCTACCGCGAGCGGTTCCGCCGCGAGGCCCACGCCGCCGCCCGGCTGTCGGACCCGCACGTGGTCCCGATCCACCGCTACGGCGAGATCGACGGCCGGCTGTTCCTCGACATGCGGCTGGTCCGCGGCCGCGACCTGGCCACCGTGCTCTCCGAGGAGGGTCCCCTCTCGCCGGCCCGCGCCGTGTCGGTCGTCGGGCAGGTCGCCCACGCCCTCGACGCCGCACACGCCGAGGGGCTGGTGCACCGCGACATCAAGCCGAGCAACGTGCTGGTCTGCTCGACGGCGGGCAACCCCGTCGACGACGACGAGTTCGTCTACCTCGTCGACTTCGGCATCGCCCGCTCGGTGGTGCAGGACGGCGGCACGACCGCGCTCACCCAGGCCGGCTCGGCGGTCGGGTCGTTCGACTACATGGCCCCCGAGCGGTTCCTCGAGCGGCCGGCCGACGCGCGCGCCGACGTCTACTCCCTGGCCTGCGTGCTCTTCGAGTGCCTCACCGGCCGCCGTCCGTTCGGGGCGCGCGACCTCGCGCCGCTGATGTGGGCGCACCTCAACGACACGCCGCCGCCGGTGTCCTCGCTGCGCCCCGGCGTGCCCGCCGCCCTCGACGAGGTGGTGGCCCGCGGGCTGGCCAAGGACCCCGCCGACCGCTGGCCGTCGGCCGGCGCGCTCGCCTCGGCCGCCCGCCGTGCGCTGACCTCGTCCGGGACGCCGGCCCGCCCGGACCCGGCCGCGCCACCGCCCGGGCCACCGCCCGGGCCACCGCCCCTGCCGGCCACGGCCGGGGCCACCCGCCTCCCGCCGCCGCGCCCGCCGGCCGCCACCGGCCCGGCCGCTCCCCCGCTCCCGGCCGACGGGCGTCGCTCGCGGCTGCCCGCCCTCCTGGTGACGACGGCGGCGCTGCTCGCGGCCGCCCTCGTCGCGGTCGTGCTGCTCGCGGGGGGCGGCGGTCAGGCCGCGGCGGACCCGCCGGCCCGGCCGACCGAGACCGCGCGGCACGACGACCTGCTGGCACTCGTCCCGGCCGACTTCGACCGGGCCGCCTGCCGCCCCGCCCCCTCGGCCGGTGACGGCGACGTCGCCGCGGTGGACTGCGGACCCTCGACCACCGAGGACGGGCCGCGGACGGCGCGGTTCTTCCTGTATCCCGACGGGGAGGCCGCCGAGGCCGCGTTCACCGCCGACGTCACGCGGCTGGAACTGCCGCGGCTGGCCAACGGTGCCCGCTGCCCGGCGTCGCAGGGCCACCAGGACTGGACGCTGGAGGGCGCGGTCAAGGGACAGCTCGCCTGCTACGTCGACGAGGAGAACACCGCCGTCCTCGTCTGGACCGAGACCGAGGACGCCGTCGAGGCGATCGTCACGATCCGCAACGGCGGGACCGCCGGACTGGCCATGCTGCGCCAGTGGTGGGACGACCCGGCCCTCTCCACGTTCGGAGCGGCGTAGGCCGGGGGCGGCTCAGGCCCTGCCGAAGCGGCGCTGGCGCGAGGCGTACTCCTCGCACGCGGCCCACAGGTGCCGGCGGTCGAAGTCGGGCCAGAGGGTGTCGAGGAAGACGAACTCGGCGTAGGCCGACTGCCACAGCAGGAAGTTGCTCGTCCGGTTCTCCCCGGAGCTGCGCACGAACAGGTCGACGTCGGCCATGTCGGGCTCGTCGAGGAACCGGGCGACGGTGGACTCGTCGACCCTGCCCGGGTCGAGCCGGCCGGCGGCGACCTCCCGCGCGATCGCGGCGGCGGCGTCGGCGATCTCGGCGCGGCCGCCGTAGTTCACGCACATGGTGAGCGTGAGGACGTCGTTGTCCCGGGTGAGCTCCTCGGCGACCTCGAGCTCCTTGATGACGCTGCGCCACAGCCGCGGGCGGCGGCCGGCCCAGCGCACCCGGACGCCGAGCTCGTGCATCTCGTCGCGGCGGCGGCGGATGACGTCGCGGTTGAAGCCCATGAGGAAGCGGACCTCCTCGGGGCTGCGCCGCCAGTTCTCCGTGGAGAACGCGTAGGCGCTGATCGCCTTCACGCCGAGCTCGATGGCGCCCTCGACGCAGTCGAACAGCGAGGACTCCCCCGCCTCGTGTCCCGCCGTCCGCGGCAGGCCGCGCTCCTTGGCCCAGCGGCCGTTGCCGTCCATGACGATCGCGACGTGCCCCGGCACCCGGTCGGCGGGGATCGACGGCGGCCGCGCTCCCGACGGGTGCGGGTTGGGCGCCTTCACCTCACGCCTCACTCAGCAGACCCGCTTCCCGCCTCGGGGCGACGTCGGAGCGGTCGACCAGCGGCAGCGAGCGCAGGCCGCGCTCGAGGTGCCACTGCAGCAGCGCGGCCACCAGCCCGCTGCCCTCGCGGCGCTGCGGGTTCTCGCTGGCCTCGGCGGTGTCCCAGTCGCCGGACAGCAGCGCCTCCAGGTGCCCGATGGTGACCGGGTTGGGCATGGCCGAGCCGGTCGGCCGGCAGCCGGGGCAGACGGTGCCGCCGGCCGGGACGGAGAAGTGCCGGTGCGGGCCGGTGACGCCGCAGCGGGCGCAGTCGCCCAGCGCCGGCTCCCAGCCGGCCACCGACATCGCGCGCAGCAGGAAGGCGTCGAGCACGAGGCCGGACGGGTGGGTGCGCTCGGCCAGGGCCCGCAGTGCCCCGACGACGAGGAGGAACAGGCGCAGCGAGGGCTCCTTCTCCTCGGCGGTCAGCCGGTCGGCGGTCTCCAGCACCGCGGTGCCGGCGGTGTAGGCCGGGTAGTCGGCGGCGATGACCGAGCCGTAGGAGCGGATCGACTCCGCCTGGCTGACGATGTCGAGGGTGCGGCCGGTGTAGAGCTGCAGGTCGACGTGGCTGAACGGCTCGAGGCGGGCGCCGAACTTGCTCTTCGTGCGGCGCACGCCCTTGGCCACCGCCCGCACCTTGCCGTGCCGGCGGGTGAGGACCGTGACGATCCGGTCGGCCTCCCCCAGCTTGTGGGTGCGCAGGACGATCCCCTCGTCGCGGTACAGCGACTTCGGCGTGGTGCTCAATAGCCCAGCCTGTTCAGCTTCTTCGGGTCGTCCTGCCACTCGCCGAGGACGGTGACGTGCAGGTCGAGGTGGACCCGGGCACCGAGCAGCTCCTCCAGTCCCGCGCGGGCCTCGGTGCCGATCGCCTTGATGACC from Geodermatophilus normandii includes these protein-coding regions:
- a CDS encoding serine/threonine-protein kinase: MESRQFGPYRIEELIGRGGMGEVHRAFDTEHQRTVALKVLAEDLAADRGYRERFRREAHAAARLSDPHVVPIHRYGEIDGRLFLDMRLVRGRDLATVLSEEGPLSPARAVSVVGQVAHALDAAHAEGLVHRDIKPSNVLVCSTAGNPVDDDEFVYLVDFGIARSVVQDGGTTALTQAGSAVGSFDYMAPERFLERPADARADVYSLACVLFECLTGRRPFGARDLAPLMWAHLNDTPPPVSSLRPGVPAALDEVVARGLAKDPADRWPSAGALASAARRALTSSGTPARPDPAAPPPGPPPGPPPLPATAGATRLPPPRPPAATGPAAPPLPADGRRSRLPALLVTTAALLAAALVAVVLLAGGGGQAAADPPARPTETARHDDLLALVPADFDRAACRPAPSAGDGDVAAVDCGPSTTEDGPRTARFFLYPDGEAAEAAFTADVTRLELPRLANGARCPASQGHQDWTLEGAVKGQLACYVDEENTAVLVWTETEDAVEAIVTIRNGGTAGLAMLRQWWDDPALSTFGAA
- a CDS encoding isoprenyl transferase → MRREVKAPNPHPSGARPPSIPADRVPGHVAIVMDGNGRWAKERGLPRTAGHEAGESSLFDCVEGAIELGVKAISAYAFSTENWRRSPEEVRFLMGFNRDVIRRRRDEMHELGVRVRWAGRRPRLWRSVIKELEVAEELTRDNDVLTLTMCVNYGGRAEIADAAAAIAREVAAGRLDPGRVDESTVARFLDEPDMADVDLFVRSSGENRTSNFLLWQSAYAEFVFLDTLWPDFDRRHLWAACEEYASRQRRFGRA
- a CDS encoding FHA domain-containing protein; the protein is MSSATPPAPLTGTTGAPATVPPFDQVAVRVAPGPDLVVRLPGVLLVVGVTHRPTGSAAPAAKPALVGWGSAPVPAAPAAAPAGDAHVGELVALCRRVSAAGSRAPGRRLHEELRSWLGTVADPPSFAVTAATEDGLTLVLVGGGTAEVPDLGLRLTPAQGEKLDNGTLVLDRFVTWPPAALHLSAGSPADTAPHPLADLEAGAVPGAAAVLAPAPAPSVPGPPPAATMQVRLPAPHARVPLSTVKPPAPAAPAPAVPAPAGHDHAGHDHAGHEHAGHDHPAPAPVAAQPPAPSPVELPAPKRSALLFGGPAEAEPAREPLPTPGAEPSAPAAAEPEDERAKVKGILCKNGHLNDPRAGFCALCGIRTTQQTAVLIEGVRPPLGLLVFDDGATVSLDMDYLLGREPETDERVASGQLRPLLVLDQTGGVSRHHAEIRLEGWDVLLVDTGSANGTLVAPRGAPGWSSLVPDQPVRLTPGMAVRMGGRQFAFESPHGGY
- the recO gene encoding DNA repair protein RecO — encoded protein: MSTTPKSLYRDEGIVLRTHKLGEADRIVTVLTRRHGKVRAVAKGVRRTKSKFGARLEPFSHVDLQLYTGRTLDIVSQAESIRSYGSVIAADYPAYTAGTAVLETADRLTAEEKEPSLRLFLLVVGALRALAERTHPSGLVLDAFLLRAMSVAGWEPALGDCARCGVTGPHRHFSVPAGGTVCPGCRPTGSAMPNPVTIGHLEALLSGDWDTAEASENPQRREGSGLVAALLQWHLERGLRSLPLVDRSDVAPRREAGLLSEA